The Mytilus edulis chromosome 12, xbMytEdul2.2, whole genome shotgun sequence genome contains a region encoding:
- the LOC139497790 gene encoding choline dehydrogenase, mitochondrial-like, which translates to MPVMSRRNLQISLKSYVTMVLIRRKRAYGVQFVKAGRTLEVFARKEVILSAGIFHNPNVDESLYSKVDKASHTKYPDGESFLNPFAFESPTPSANLKDNVLIQLLTRFTDSSCLVVIFFLHPKSKDISSIDTRTRTDDSTAKPTRLTSQKGCKGHCDEMLYNTDDYWRCMIRHFALSVHHHTAPCRMGSRVKGIRRLRVVMRNVPSGNTNAPTIMIAEKAADMIKQSRNI; encoded by the exons ATGCCTGTTATGTCTCGACGCAATTTGCAAATCAGTCTTAAAAGTTATGTGACTATG gTACTAATACGGAGAAAACGAGCATACGGTGTTCAGTTTGTGAAGGCTGGAAGGACACTAGAGGTTTTTGCTCGTAAAGAAGTTATATTATCTGCTG gaaTATTCCATAACCCGAACGTAGATGAAAGCCTATATTCAAAAGTGGACAAAGCATCACACACAAAATACCCGGATGGTGAAAGTTTTTTGAATCCTTTTGCATTTGAGTCTCCAACTCCAAGTGCAAACTTGAAGGACAAT GTGTTAATACAACTTTTAACTAGATTTACGGATTCCTCCTGTCTTGTAGTGATATTTTTTCTTCATCCAAAAAGCAAGGATAT taGTTCGATTGACACAAGAACTAGAACAGACGATAGCACAGCAAAGCCTACGCGTTTAACCAGTCAGAAAGGATGTAAAGGACATTGTGATGAAATGCTGTACAACACTGATGATTATTGGAGATGTATGATCCGTCATTTTGCTTTATCTGTACATCATCACACAGCCCCCTGTAGGATGGGATCTAG GGTTAAAGGTATAAGACGGTTGAGAGTAGTAATGAGGAATGTTCCATCAGGCAACACCAATGCTCCAACTATAATGATTGCTGAGAAAGCTGCTGACATGATCAAACAGAGCAGGAATATATGA